In Sesamum indicum cultivar Zhongzhi No. 13 linkage group LG1, S_indicum_v1.0, whole genome shotgun sequence, the sequence CCATTTGCTGAATACCATGATTTGCTTGAGGAGTTGGAGGATAAGCTTTCATCGAGTGCCAATGCTGGAGGAACATGAGCTAACTGGTTCTCTTAAGCCTATGGTGGATTGTTTCAATTGAGAATGTGTAAACGAGGCTTCTGAGTTGTCTCCATTTTATCTTGGCCAAGTTGAAAACCTTTAGCCAAGAGATGTACATTCATTGTTCCGTGNNNNNNNNNNNNNNNNNNNNNNNNNNNNNNNNNNNNNNNNNNNNNNNNNNNNNNNNNNNNNNNNNNNNNNNNNNNNNNNNNNNNNNNNNNNNNNNNNNNNNNNNNNNNNNNNNNNNNNNNNNNNNNNNNNNNNNNNNNNNNNNNNNNNNNNNNNNNNNNNNCTTCATGAAGTCAGCTGTTACCACCTTAGATTATATTGCCTTGCGGAAAGTAATAGCAAACGTTGTATgtccataaaataaagattCTCACTGTTAGTTTTTGtctcatttctttttccttcggAGCatgtattatcttttttttccccctttcaTTTTCACAGAGAAGTTGCTGGCAATGGATAGGATGTATACCATATTTGTACGAATGGTCTATATTTGAGCGTTGCTCATTCAGAGATTGTGCACAAAGCTCTGTAAGCCAATTTTGGTCCATCTGATTCTGAGCAGAAATTTTGCTTTAGTTGAAGTGCACATAATTTGAAACAAACATCAAGAATAAACTTCATCAGTTCGTTGCACTCACGAAGACGAGTCCAAATCTGACTACATTGCGTAGTTGGATAGTTGGAGATTCTTGTTGAAATTAGAGGGTTCGTGTAACAGAAACTGTACATTAGTTGGTGTCGGTGAAAGAAAACAGGACATGAAAAGGAAACTGAACACCTTAattcttttactttataaaaCATGAGCCAAACATACATTTCTTAAAGCATCATCTCAAACTATATATTACAGAAATGCAGCAACTGCTTATTTATATGGCTATATTCCCAACGGTAAGGTACATAATGGCTTCAaaactcaaattcaatatatggTATTATAAACTATAGTCTATGCATTGTTTTATTCATGCACTCGTATGCAAACAGACGTTCACCAAGTGAAGCTGATGGATTCAAAATGGAGATTATCAGCCAGTCCAGATGAACATATGGCTGCAACATCCTGCCTCATCCTCTTGGGCCCACTAACAAGTGCTCCAACACTCGAATCTTTGATCTCCGACAAGATTCCTACAGTAAAAGTCCACATCAATTTCTTCATCTGCCAAGTTCAAAGTCTCCCTCCACactaaattaatgaaaatttataacacaaCAGTTGCTTCAAAATTGAACTTTGCTTACTTTTGAGGTTGGGCCTTTGACCATAATGTACATTGATAGATTTGATGGTTGATTGTAGGGGGAGGCTCTCCATTTCTACATCATCATGATGAAATGATGAGTTTGATGACCTACTCGTCACGGATTCCTCCATGTCCTGGATTTGCTTGGCTTCCTTGGCATTCTGTTTCTTGTTCCAGAGAAAAGCAGCACTAGCAGCTATCATTATGGAGAAGCATATGAATAACATGTTCATTGAACCTTTCTTGGTGTAGGAATAGAGCTTATTGGTGTTTTGATCAATAGGGTAAACCACATACTGGGTGAAAACTCCCAAGAGCACAAGGTAAATGATGAAAGATGATGAGATTATTGCAGCAAGCCATAGCCAACTGTTGGGGCCTAAAGTGGGAGATATAGGTGCATCAGATGCATCTGGCTTGAACCATATGGTTCGAGGGCTTTGTAACTTGTCTTTTGATTGCCCTTTTTCCCTTGTGACATAGGCCTCAATTTGCAAGTCTAAGTTGCCTGAATTTGAAGGAGTGCCTGAAGTTGGGAGGATAAGGTCCAATATGGAGAGGTGTGAAGAGTTCTTGAATACACTAATGAGCATGATCCTAGGAGTCTTGCATTTTAGTGTAGAGCTAATAAAGAGGAGCTCTCTGATTATAGAAATGAATGGTGTGATCCCACTTCCTCCACTAATCATCACCAACACATCATGCCTGTAAAAGTCCACCAAACATGTGAATCAAGAAACTAACATACTCTTTGTGCATATCAGACACACGTACTACATATGTGCtattgtgtgtgtgcatgcaGATCATATATGgacaatttttgtttcttgaacCTGAGGAAATGAGTTGAAGCTGGTCCATACGGTCCTTCTACGGACACTTGAAGGCGATCAATAGACGAAGGTGATGAGATTATGTCGTACAGCTTCTGAGTCCAACTGCCCTCACATTTAATCACAACGCTTAGCCTTTCTGGTTCTAAGTTACTACTTGAAGTAATGGTGAAAGGATGCCACTGCAGTTTGGAAATGGTGGGCACATTTATGAAGACGGTACTTGTAGGATTATACTTCAAAcctgcaaaaataaataattagggaTAGATGATGTGCAAAAGTTCATATGTAGGTTCAACATTACCTCGACTCTTGGAGAAGTTGAGTTCAATAGTTTCACACGGTAGAACACGTGCAGAGACTAATCGGACTTTCTCTCTCGACTGCAAGAATCTCAGATATCGATCGATAATGAAAAGATAGAAGCCAGGAAGCATAATGCAGGTAAAGCCAATGCCAATATGTAGtatgaagaaaatgatgaagaaaatGTAGAGGTAGTGAGTGTAGAAAAAGAGCTCAAACATCCTCCTTCTTATGGTAGGGTAAGTTGTGATCCATAAGGCCAATCCACACAACAAAGAGATCTCTCCTGCTATATTTGATACATAGTGGTCACCCCATTTCAGCATCtacataaaattcaaacaaaaaaaattagggggaaaagaaaagggacgTCGATTTTGGATtggattttttgaaaaatgttattctagtaagtaaaatatttacttatatgtaaaaagaaaattttaattctttctttgaaaagttggaaaaaatatagcgTCATGATGATGCCATAATGACGCCatgatcatttaatatttatcaaattttacaaTGAATCAATAAAGCAACTCAACCTACTTATCTCAATGTCCAAGATTTGTGTCTCCACTTTCATCTTTGAAAAAGCTTTGTGACCCCATATTGAAATGGATTGGTTCATGGCCAAATTTTGATGAATGGTCCCAATTCTAGAAGCCATGATAGCAAAAAAAGACTAATACCAATTACTAAAGagttttctcattttctcccCCAAAGCCCCTTTAGTGACAATTACCTACTACCAAAAATACAGACACAAAGAGAGGACAATGGGTGGGCACATATTTGGAGCACTTTAGGTTTGCCACtcatatgtttggattttacATTGGTGGTGGGCTCACAGGGACTAACTTCCTAAAGTAGTGGAGTTTTGTCATAGAACAGAATTGTTGTCATGAATTGAGAGTTTGAAATGAAACAGAGTATAAACAGGGCAGAATTGAtggtaataattaattgatcttGTGCtggttttatctttttcaaagGATTGTTTGGTGGGGTACAAAGTAAATTGTAATTGAAGTCAAAAGGCATTCACATACAAGCCAAGAGGTAATTATGACTTAAGGTTCAATATTAAGGGACTTTGAGCAAGAATcggaaatcaagaaaattagtgaataacaatttatgttcttaatattgtaaatgaatatattattccctataaaaaaaattaatttatccttttgaatttttcaaaatgaagcaatttacttaCCTGtctaaagaggtaaattgttttattttaaaaaatatagggagataaattgttgtgttttaaaaaatacagaaaaataaattactaatttttttttataaaagaataatttgtttatttacaaTAGGTTGCTTGCATTTGCTTCCAAGGAAATtacttcttttaaaatttgggaGATTATGAAAATGGTGCAATGTGGTTAAGATTCTTGTAAACGAAGTGTTTATATTGACCACTTCACCTAACTAGTTATAAGTGGCACCTCATAATAATTGATCAATTGCTCATTCTTTGCTTCATTAACCCATCCCACTCAAACAAcctacccccccccccccccccccacaaaaaaaacaccaaaccaaaaaaaaagaaaatccattTTCCCAAAATAACACGTGTTGGTTGGGAATACCTTCAAGAAATAGTGCACTACTCCACTCCCAACACCCCAAATaacaaaactaaataaataaaaatatataataaagtcaTTCGTAGATTTAGACAGTTAAGAGTACTCACTTGGATTGTCTTTTGACAGTTTGAATCTCTTATTACAAATTGGGTTGTCTCTTAACGGTTGGAATGTCTTATTACAAATTCATAGTACTATTGTGTATATTctgaattttttcaattaatgtgTCAAAGAAAATTCAGAATAAATTAAAGCATAACATCCAGAATAATTTCTGATAATAATGGGGTAaagtaaatcaagaaataaagagagCATCATTAATATTCTTGTACAAGTTATAGCCTACAAAAAGGGTTGTAAAACTATGTCTCCATgcatctataattttaatccaaaaaatgcattaattaattaagagtgtgtattaataataataacataaacGATTAGATTAAGAAATGTAATTGATTACCTCAGATAATCTATTAGTGATGGACCAGTAAAGAATGTAGAGAAATCCATGAGCAGTGAAGAGTGACATGGCTAAGTTTCCAAGCCAAATATGGTATTTGATGCTGGCTTCTGAAGTTAGCCCCAACATTGGCAAGATTGATGATCCTCTTGTCACTGGATAGAACAGAAATGTCAGGCACAAATTCCCTGTTACTCCTGTTACTATTGCCACTCTATCCAATTTTGTTTGCCacctgcatatatatatatatatatatatatatatatatcccaaCAACAATTGCATTACAATACATTACATGGGAGTCTGAAGATTTTTGTTGGCTGTAATAATTTGTACATGTTGTTAAGGATCAGGAACATACACTTTTTCACCTCTGGTCATTGATCGTACTGGAACTTGCTTGTACCAATGCCGCACATAATCTGCAAAGTACCAGACACAGAGCGAGATGAACATGGTGAATAGAGCCAGCTCTGTCAGATTTACAATCCCAAGCCCTTTAACGATCATCGGCCGTCTAATGAACTTCAGGTTTTCAATCCTTTTGCTGCTGCCCATTAAATGAAACATGCagaattgtatatataagtgtgAATCATAAAGAAATAGATGAGAAAAGAGGCCTCAGATGCAAGAGCCAAGTACTTCATACCTTTGAATGAAACTACTTCTTCTCTTTCCCAAGTGGAGATATAAACATCCCAAAACAGCAATGAACAAGATGGGAAATGTGAAGTCCAGCATTATGGGACCTGTCATGTAGTGAAAACGATTCAGACAGCATGAGTTTTTGCACAAAAGAACAGGcagataaaaagaaacaaacagtTACCTTGAATTCCAAAGAAAGTTGAGTTTGTATCAGCAAGAATATGAAGCAACCAGTCATTGTAGTATGTGTCAGTTGGCATGATAATCCACATCATAATATTACCAAGAAAAACCACAAGGGCCAGCACCAAAATTGCTCCTCTGATAGCAGAAGTAACTGTAGAGGAAGCCATTGATGTTGTTCTTTGATGTCTCGTCTCTCTACCTCAAGTCTTTAGAGTCTGGAGTGAAGCTTCTTCTGGTGGGAGGCAAGTAATTTCTACTATGGGAAAATGATGTGCATATATAACCTGTTGGTCGAAAATATGGGAAGCTTTTGGTGACTTGACAAGGTTGTTGCAACCAATAATGGACCACTGACCCCTCATCCCATATACATCTCCAttcaaatctttttaaatactaATATGTATTCTTACATACTTCTTTGATGTCAGCATTTTCCTTGCAGTTTTTGGTCAAGTGTTTGAGAATTCAAGTAGTATTTAGGTAGAAACTGATTGAAATTAAAGAGTCAGGATGATTTAGCACTAATTAACTTAGAGCCGAAAAGagtgaatttttcttttcaattgcttgatttttgtgtatatattatcattattaactAGGTTGAGGAGTGCACACGTTAATTACCTTTTCACACTTGGCTACCATAAGTTGGTTGGTATATAGAGCTCCTATGAGACAAGATGATCATTGTCAGCCATTTCTGTAATAAAGAAGATAGAATGAGAAATagagtttatttatttaaagggGAAAAGTGATGATGACCACTAGCGAGAagcaaattttgagaaattgatGATGTCGCTTCAGGAAATATTGTTCTAATGGCATAAATTTAGGTGAATGAGTGAAGTAGTTGAAGTGGGCCGGATTCAATAGAACTTCATGGAAACAACTAGACATCCTTATACCTTATCATTACATAATTTGTTCTTTAGGGGAGTCTTGTTCATTACCACACCAGAGGACTTGAACTATGAAGAAGAGACATGTGTATATGTGGCAATTAAGAAAGCTTGTTACAACGACCCAAAATCTTCAGTTTGGTAATGCTCTCTTTTCTCATGCTTTTGTGGGAGTTTTGATGAAGTTTCACTTATCAAccccttttaatttcttcaacaAGAACAAGTTCTATTCCACCTAACAGACTTCCTAATGCTGAAGTCTGTGTTGTTGGAACATGGAGTATGACATAATATTACATGTTGGTCAAGTTTTCACGGTCCAACATTGTTCGTCACACACTTTACTGTCAGTGGAAAGTTTGTAACTTTACTATGTCTTGAACCATGTAACTTATACTTCTTACACATATTTCATAGTATGTCTTGCTATTAATTCTTTAACATGCATTCATCGATCGCCTAGAAGTGAAGCctttttcaacaaaacatGGTACGACATTTGGTGTTATTCATGTTTGCATGTTACACAAAGGAAGAAAACCTATCTTCCCCATTTACAGGTCGTGTTTGAACAGCCTCATCGAccaaaaagaagaggaaacaagaaaaagataagaaaaccagaaaaaaaaaatcccaaacTCAGCAGAATGAGGCCAGTTTTGCATCTTCTCTGTAtagaaaatgatgataaaaatcACCAACTAAAGCTGATGGACTCAAAGTGCAAATTAGCTGCCAAACCAGATGAACATATGTTTGCAACCTCATGTCTCATTTTCTTCGGACCACAGACAAGAACCCCAACACTTGATTCCTTGCGCTCGAACAGAAATCCTACAAAtgaaccaatttttttttaaggactTTTAACTCAAATTAAGAATGCCAAAAGTCTTGCATAATCATAGTCCATTTCAGTTTACTTACTTTTGAGGTCAGGCCTTTCACCATAGTGCACGTTGATAGATTGGGACAGTGACTGTTGAGGCAAGCTCTCCAACTCTCTGTCTGCATTATAATACCATGAATTTGGTGAGGCCTGAGGAGTTGCCCCCTCCAAGTTCTGTATTTGTACACTTTCCCTTGCATTTCCACTCTTGTTCCAAAGGAAAACGGTGGTTGCAGCGATAACGATGCCAATGCATAGGAATAATATGTGCAGCAGAGCTCTTGAGGCAGAGCGGTAGATGGTATTAGTGTTGTGATCAATGGGGTATATATAGTATCGTGTCAAAATGCCAATGAAAATGAGGTAGATTATGAAGGATGACGAGATTATGGCACCGAGCCAGAGCCAATTGTTTTGGCCTAGAATGGGAGACATTGGTGCATCAGATGGATTAGGCTTGAACCAGATGGTGCGAACGAGCTTTGTTTCTTGAGTAGTCGAGTGTTTTTCTCTCGTTACGTAGGCCTCAATCTGCAACCCTGACTTGAAAATCTCTGATGGGGCACCAGAAATAGGGAGGATCAGGTCTAGTATGGTCAAGTCGGTAGAGTTCTTGAATGCGCTGATCAGGAGGACTTTTGGGGTCTTGAGTTTCAACATTTCGCCTGTGTAGACAAGCTCCCGGATGATGGAGATAAACGGGGTTATTCCACTACCTCCGCTGACCATGACCAACAGGTCATGCCTAGAGAAACAGGATTCTGTCAGTACTGTCTCATCTACCTCATTTAAAAGCTTAAACTATTAACAAAATTCGGAGTGTAAAATGGAAGATATGACAGAGGCATGTATAGTACCTTAGAAAATCGGTTGAAGGAGGTCCGTAAGGCCCTTCAACGGAAGCTTCAAGCCGATCAACGGGTGAAGGAGAAGAGAGCAACTGGTGGAGCTTATTAGACCAACTTCCCTCTACCTTTACAATGACACTGAGCTTATCAGACTCCAGATTACTGCTTGAAGTAATGGTAAAAGGATGCCACTGCAGCTTAGAAATGCTAGGGACATTCAAGAACATGATGCTGGTAGGAGTGTAACTCAAACCTGGAAACACAAGAACCAAATAACACAAATCAGTTGCCTTCACTTTTTCAAATAAGTACAGTTAAAACAACAATGAATAATTACACGGACACTCCTTGAGATAACGGATACCTTTACTCTTAGAGAAGTTGAGTTCAACAGTTTGACAGGGCAGAACTCTGGCGGACAAGAGACGAACGCCTCGTCTAGATTGCAAGAACCTGAGATAGCGATCGATCATGAAGAGGAAGAAGCCAGGGAGCATGATGCAAGCATAACTGATGCCAACATGGAGCACAAAGAAGATGAGAAAGAGAATGTAGAGGTGATGAGTGTAGAAGAAGAGCTCAAATGTTTTCCTCCTTATCCGGGGGAATGTCGCACCCCACAGCATCAGTCCGGCTAATAGGGATAGCTCTCCAGCTACATTGGATATCCCAGTTTTCTCCCATTTCAGCATCTGAACTTGGAAccaacaaagaaattgaatataagttGTTCAATTCATATGACTGATTATGTTTaggcaagaaaataaaatttttacctCAGAAATTTGATGTGTGGAGGCCCAAAAGATGATGTAACAAAGGCCATGGGCTGTGAAAAACATCATGACAATATGGCCTAACCATATGTGGTACTTGACACTAGCCTCGGAGGTGAGCCCAAAAAGAGGCAGCACCGACGAGCCACGTGTCACCGGGAAGAAGAGGAATGACAAGGCTATGTTTCCTACCAGTCCAAGGCGGAGGGCCGCTGTGTCCAGCTTCGCTTCCCACCTGCCATGCATCatcaattatgtaaaatatgaatatagtaattaaattaaattaaatacaaagaTTTGTTCTTACAGTTTTTCTCCAGTTTCTGCAGCTGATTTTGgtgtaatattttcaaaactgAGGTGCAAGTAGTTAGCCAAATTCCAAACAAGAAGAGCAATGAACAtgaggaaaaatgcaagctcAATCCGAGACACTATCCCCAATCCTTGGATGATCATGGGCCTCTTCCAGATTGCGAATCGACGGTCTCCGTTGGCTTTGCTGTGAGTGTGATCATGAATATGTATTGATTTGTTTGATAGATGAAGGTAGAGACAGCCGAAGAGAGCAATAAGTAGAACCGGGAACGTGAACACCAAATAAGTTGCACCTACGTGCAAATTACATACATTAATTGTTAATACAACACATGGGATGGAATTATAATTTGAGTAATTAATGAATGCATGCTCCACTCTCGTTCAGCTAGTAATAACATATGATTAATATcatgcatacatatatatatatatatatatgattggaaaaaaaataaaaaggtaagAAATTTTGGTGGGGAGTGGAATGAATGAATTACCTTGGGTGGTTCCAAAGTAAGTGGAAGTGGTATGAGCTCGGAGGTGGGGCAACCAAGTCTGCCTATAGGTGTATGTGGGCATCATCACCCACAAGAAGAGGTATCCGGCCAAGAGCCCCACCACGACCGCCATTATCGCCGCCCTGATCATGCTGTTGTTGGCGCCACGCAGGGAAGCTGGTGGTGATGTTGGATCCATCTTTCTTTGTCTtgaattgaataattaattagtgggttggagaggaggaggaggaggaggatgaATAAGTAGTGTGTGATATGAGGAGAATGTTGATGAGGGACTAATGATGCATgaggttatatatataggaagcAGGGAATTTGAATGACAACATGTACTTGCTAATTTTGTACACTTCCAACTAGGCTTAGCACATGCAGCAAGAACCATGCATCACACATACAGACCTGTGTGTGAAAGTCAATGAATGTGggatatatgtttatatatgtatgtgtgtgcgtgtattGAATAACATTTGATTGGATTGATGAGAATGAAAAGAAGTTGACATTGTTTCATGATCGGGGGGTTCAAAAATCTCATGTGGATGGACATGGAATGTGTTGAGGTAACTGTCTGTTGTATAAATTGCATGTTTCATGCAAACCTGATTCTACGTACGTCACTTGGAATTGGAGTTAATTGGAGGCTTCAACATTAAGTCCACCTCTCCAAATTATAACTTAGATTGTTATGATGGATGTGTGTCA encodes:
- the LOC105172854 gene encoding ferric reduction oxidase 2 isoform X1; amino-acid sequence: MASSTVTSAIRGAILVLALVVFLGNIMMWIIMPTDTYYNDWLLHILADTNSTFFGIQGPIMLDFTFPILFIAVLGCLYLHLGKRRSSFIQSSKRIENLKFIRRPMIVKGLGIVNLTELALFTMFISLCVWYFADYVRHWYKQVPVRSMTRGEKVWQTKLDRVAIVTGVTGNLCLTFLFYPVTRGSSILPMLGLTSEASIKYHIWLGNLAMSLFTAHGFLYILYWSITNRLSEMLKWGDHYVSNIAGEISLLCGLALWITTYPTIRRRMFELFFYTHYLYIFFIIFFILHIGIGFTCIMLPGFYLFIIDRYLRFLQSREKVRLVSARVLPCETIELNFSKSRGLKYNPTSTVFINVPTISKLQWHPFTITSSSNLEPERLSVVIKCEGSWTQKLYDIISSPSSIDRLQVSVEGPYGPASTHFLRHDVLVMISGGSGITPFISIIRELLFISSTLKCKTPRIMLISVFKNSSHLSILDLILPTSGTPSNSGNLDLQIEAYVTREKGQSKDKLQSPRTIWFKPDASDAPISPTLGPNSWLWLAAIISSSFIIYLVLLGVFTQYVVYPIDQNTNKLYSYTKKGSMNMLFICFSIMIAASAAFLWNKKQNAKEAKQIQDMEESVTSRSSNSSFHHDDVEMESLPLQSTIKSINVHYGQRPNLKRILSEIKDSSVGALVSGPKRMRQDVAAICSSGLADNLHFESISFTW
- the LOC105172854 gene encoding ferric reduction oxidase 2 isoform X2, with translation MASSTVTSAIRGAILVLALVVFLGNIMMWIIMPTDTYYNDWLLHILADTNSTFFGIQGPIMLDFTFPILFIAVLGCLYLHLGKRRSSFIQSKRIENLKFIRRPMIVKGLGIVNLTELALFTMFISLCVWYFADYVRHWYKQVPVRSMTRGEKVWQTKLDRVAIVTGVTGNLCLTFLFYPVTRGSSILPMLGLTSEASIKYHIWLGNLAMSLFTAHGFLYILYWSITNRLSEMLKWGDHYVSNIAGEISLLCGLALWITTYPTIRRRMFELFFYTHYLYIFFIIFFILHIGIGFTCIMLPGFYLFIIDRYLRFLQSREKVRLVSARVLPCETIELNFSKSRGLKYNPTSTVFINVPTISKLQWHPFTITSSSNLEPERLSVVIKCEGSWTQKLYDIISSPSSIDRLQVSVEGPYGPASTHFLRHDVLVMISGGSGITPFISIIRELLFISSTLKCKTPRIMLISVFKNSSHLSILDLILPTSGTPSNSGNLDLQIEAYVTREKGQSKDKLQSPRTIWFKPDASDAPISPTLGPNSWLWLAAIISSSFIIYLVLLGVFTQYVVYPIDQNTNKLYSYTKKGSMNMLFICFSIMIAASAAFLWNKKQNAKEAKQIQDMEESVTSRSSNSSFHHDDVEMESLPLQSTIKSINVHYGQRPNLKRILSEIKDSSVGALVSGPKRMRQDVAAICSSGLADNLHFESISFTW
- the LOC105172876 gene encoding ferric reduction oxidase 2 gives rise to the protein MDPTSPPASLRGANNSMIRAAIMAVVVGLLAGYLFLWVMMPTYTYRQTWLPHLRAHTTSTYFGTTQGATYLVFTFPVLLIALFGCLYLHLSNKSIHIHDHTHSKANGDRRFAIWKRPMIIQGLGIVSRIELAFFLMFIALLVWNLANYLHLSFENITPKSAAETGEKLWEAKLDTAALRLGLVGNIALSFLFFPVTRGSSVLPLFGLTSEASVKYHIWLGHIVMMFFTAHGLCYIIFWASTHQISEMLKWEKTGISNVAGELSLLAGLMLWGATFPRIRRKTFELFFYTHHLYILFLIFFVLHVGISYACIMLPGFFLFMIDRYLRFLQSRRGVRLLSARVLPCQTVELNFSKSKGLSYTPTSIMFLNVPSISKLQWHPFTITSSSNLESDKLSVIVKVEGSWSNKLHQLLSSPSPVDRLEASVEGPYGPPSTDFLRHDLLVMVSGGSGITPFISIIRELVYTGEMLKLKTPKVLLISAFKNSTDLTILDLILPISGAPSEIFKSGLQIEAYVTREKHSTTQETKLVRTIWFKPNPSDAPMSPILGQNNWLWLGAIISSSFIIYLIFIGILTRYYIYPIDHNTNTIYRSASRALLHILFLCIGIVIAATTVFLWNKSGNARESVQIQNLEGATPQASPNSWYYNADRELESLPQQSLSQSINVHYGERPDLKRFLFERKESSVGVLVCGPKKMRHEVANICSSGLAANLHFESISFSW